Proteins from a genomic interval of Candidatus Fokinia cryptica:
- a CDS encoding NAD(P)/FAD-dependent oxidoreductase, whose translation MYEVIIIGAGPVGLFTAFETGMLGLKTAIVDSLSYIGGQCAALYPEKPIYDIPACPKILGKELINNLSQQIQRFDHDIFLEYSVISIQQDQKNEWILKAEGRKDIHAKTVIIASGGGILEPKKPELEGIEKLEGDSVLYSIQSPKIFSGKNIAIAGGGDSAVDWAIILSDIANKVYFIHRRDTFRAAPSNINEMMEKCQNGKIEMVIPYQLEKLIIEDDKLKGIKVSHITSETELQTKKLDVQYLLPFFGLSMVNTFIHTIDGIVLTEDSKQIKVKQSDMSTAVSGLFAVGDVCYYNNKLKLILTGFSEGATAAHAAFKIARPNTELRIKYSTQQFHS comes from the coding sequence ATGTATGAGGTTATAATTATCGGTGCAGGGCCTGTAGGACTTTTTACAGCCTTTGAAACTGGAATGCTTGGTCTTAAAACAGCAATTGTCGATTCTTTGAGTTATATTGGTGGACAGTGTGCAGCTCTCTATCCCGAAAAACCAATATACGATATACCAGCATGCCCAAAAATCCTAGGAAAAGAGCTTATTAATAATTTATCTCAACAAATACAACGTTTTGATCATGATATTTTTTTAGAATATTCTGTTATTTCCATTCAACAAGATCAAAAGAATGAGTGGATTTTAAAAGCAGAAGGTAGAAAAGATATACATGCTAAAACTGTTATAATTGCCTCTGGTGGTGGAATACTAGAACCTAAAAAACCCGAGTTAGAAGGAATAGAAAAATTAGAAGGTGATAGTGTATTATATAGCATACAAAGTCCGAAAATTTTTAGCGGAAAAAACATCGCTATTGCCGGTGGCGGTGATTCTGCAGTAGATTGGGCAATTATTCTAAGTGATATTGCAAACAAAGTGTACTTTATACACAGGAGAGATACATTTCGTGCTGCACCTTCGAATATAAATGAGATGATGGAAAAATGCCAAAATGGAAAAATAGAGATGGTAATACCATACCAATTAGAAAAACTTATTATTGAAGATGATAAATTGAAAGGTATAAAAGTAAGTCACATTACATCCGAAACTGAACTACAAACAAAAAAGTTAGATGTACAGTATCTATTACCATTCTTTGGGCTTTCGATGGTGAATACTTTTATTCATACCATAGATGGTATCGTACTCACCGAAGATAGTAAGCAAATAAAAGTGAAGCAGTCCGACATGTCAACTGCAGTAAGTGGGCTATTTGCAGTAGGCGACGTATGCTATTATAATAACAAACTAAAACTTATTCTCACAGGTTTTTCAGAAGGTGCAACTGCAGCACATGCAGCATTCAAAATAGCGAGACCAAATACAGAACTAAGAATCAAGTATTCTACTCAGCAATTCCACTCATGA
- the rpsT gene encoding 30S ribosomal protein S20, giving the protein MAQKHISAVKARARSLKQYKRNRAVKSKVKTFVSNLRKKVTDVIRNDLPRDEVFILLRTVESEIMKAKSKGVLKLNTASRMVSNITHYVKKSLQTYA; this is encoded by the coding sequence ATGGCACAAAAACATATTTCTGCGGTCAAAGCGCGTGCACGCTCATTAAAGCAATACAAGAGAAATAGAGCTGTTAAAAGTAAGGTTAAAACCTTTGTCTCAAATTTGCGGAAAAAAGTTACCGATGTGATTCGTAATGATCTTCCTAGAGATGAAGTTTTTATCTTGTTGCGTACTGTGGAATCTGAGATTATGAAAGCAAAATCAAAGGGTGTATTGAAACTCAATACAGCTTCTAGAATGGTGAGCAATATCACTCATTATGTGAAGAAGAGTTTGCAAACTTACGCATAA
- the mnmG gene encoding tRNA uridine-5-carboxymethylaminomethyl(34) synthesis enzyme MnmG yields MKDFDVIVVGAGHAGIEAATAAARRGCNVGLITKSDTNLGELSCNPSIGGVGKGTIVREIDALDGVMPQVADMSSIHFKILNSSKGPAVWGYRAQIDRKAYKKCMLHILSQYSNLTTIFGDVTDIIFDSNFNTVQGVSVTEANSLSNYQISCRSIVITTGTFLNGKMYVGDSISIGGRYGENSSIELPKLFKRLGFSTGRLKTGTPARIVKNSIDYRYLEEQYGDAVPQRFSTKTLPFSQPQISCFITYTNNLTHEIIKKNIHKSPIYSNLIQSVGPRYCPSIEDKIVRFHRDRHQVFLEPEGLDSTLIYPNGISTSLPQDIQESFIRTIKGLENCVIARYGYAVEYDFINPKELYHSLETRRVSGLFLAGQINGTTGYEEAAGQGIIAGINAATYAIEGKNYEKFVLSRSEAYIGVMIDDLVTTGVKEPYRMMTSRAEFRMVLRADNAEKRLTEKGIKYGLVKDEKAKQYHAHQANFKSAILILQNIKVDKTVIEAYPFLEKRAGRTLWDIIGLPEVDWKSILNNIQNISHYDDNIKQQMHIESLYSHYISRQEKEIAVMNDEVNTTIPKALNYKLIPSLSTEISSKLEEIKPQNMSEIRKIEGITPIALFIIKQYIAKMTSQMQ; encoded by the coding sequence ATGAAAGACTTCGATGTGATAGTAGTTGGTGCAGGACATGCAGGAATTGAGGCTGCAACTGCAGCCGCTCGAAGAGGGTGCAATGTAGGTTTAATAACAAAATCCGATACTAACTTAGGAGAATTATCATGTAATCCATCAATAGGAGGAGTTGGTAAGGGGACCATTGTTCGGGAAATTGATGCACTAGATGGAGTTATGCCACAAGTTGCAGACATGAGCAGTATACATTTCAAAATATTGAACTCTAGTAAAGGACCTGCAGTATGGGGATATAGAGCTCAAATAGATAGAAAAGCATATAAAAAATGCATGCTACATATACTTTCTCAATACTCTAATCTTACAACTATATTCGGAGATGTAACAGATATCATATTTGATAGTAATTTCAATACAGTACAAGGCGTATCCGTTACCGAAGCCAACTCACTCAGTAATTATCAAATATCATGTCGTAGCATAGTAATCACTACTGGAACTTTTCTGAACGGTAAGATGTACGTTGGTGATTCCATATCAATAGGGGGACGATATGGCGAAAATTCTTCGATAGAATTGCCAAAATTATTTAAGAGACTTGGATTTTCAACAGGAAGGCTTAAAACCGGTACACCGGCACGTATAGTAAAAAATTCAATAGATTATAGATATCTCGAAGAACAATATGGCGATGCTGTACCACAAAGATTTTCAACAAAAACTTTACCATTCTCACAACCACAAATTAGTTGCTTTATTACTTATACAAATAACCTCACTCATGAAATTATTAAAAAAAATATTCATAAATCTCCTATATACTCCAATTTAATACAATCTGTAGGTCCTCGATACTGCCCTTCAATAGAGGATAAAATAGTCCGATTTCATCGTGACAGACATCAAGTTTTCTTAGAGCCGGAAGGACTAGATAGCACTTTGATATACCCAAATGGAATATCCACTTCTTTACCGCAGGATATTCAAGAAAGCTTTATAAGAACCATAAAGGGATTAGAAAATTGTGTAATTGCTCGATATGGATATGCAGTAGAATATGATTTTATCAATCCAAAAGAACTATATCATAGCTTGGAAACTAGGAGAGTAAGTGGATTATTTTTAGCTGGGCAAATAAATGGAACAACAGGATATGAAGAAGCAGCAGGACAGGGTATTATAGCTGGTATCAATGCCGCAACTTATGCGATAGAAGGTAAAAATTACGAAAAATTCGTATTATCTCGTAGTGAAGCATATATAGGCGTAATGATAGATGATCTAGTTACAACTGGTGTAAAAGAGCCATATCGTATGATGACGAGTAGAGCCGAATTTAGAATGGTACTTAGAGCAGATAATGCAGAAAAAAGACTAACTGAAAAAGGCATAAAATACGGCTTGGTAAAAGATGAAAAAGCAAAACAATATCATGCACATCAAGCTAATTTTAAAAGCGCTATCCTTATACTACAAAACATAAAAGTCGACAAAACAGTAATTGAAGCATATCCATTTCTAGAAAAAAGAGCAGGTAGAACGTTGTGGGATATAATTGGATTACCAGAAGTAGATTGGAAATCTATACTAAATAATATTCAAAATATCAGCCATTATGACGATAATATAAAACAACAAATGCATATCGAAAGCCTATATTCCCATTATATATCGAGACAAGAAAAAGAAATTGCGGTAATGAACGATGAAGTTAACACTACGATACCAAAAGCATTAAACTATAAGCTTATACCATCATTATCTACTGAAATTTCTTCAAAGTTAGAAGAAATCAAACCTCAAAATATGAGTGAAATAAGAAAAATAGAAGGAATTACTCCGATAGCATTGTTTATTATAAAACAATACATTGCTAAGATGACCTCACAGATGCAATAA
- a CDS encoding M23 family metallopeptidase — MLKTNHGNSIFYGILLSVTLAICISVVLLCEQTDRTDDLVQHSHMYAEQSLIKAKINQYKLDSSYNLAGIFQTLGISSDSCQKLENDIFKKYKKAKFKVNKEILVQQYNYDDTDTKLLEVRNGKDQICAMFSEKKQIHIVKHFKNVKENCKLHKDFLVHEFIKIAKKRRLPKESSIFFMSGKLDEKLTISQNFKKSGLPDKVIYHCNKLIKNIGYTKKAEGEFKIAYSYANNGSPTILYVSMKKHSTKPPIEAFFYKTGTQSGYFFKNGMLVNKPPQTQSTFISPVRGKITSIYGRRKHPIFGTYRMHQGIDYGAPRGTLVVASNHGIVKECSYNRGLGRYIRIQHDNGYSTVYGHLSQFSPNIMVGKKVSQRQIIGYVGNTGTSTGSHLHFEVRKGKIAMNPQLVCGSAAHGITKRTQSILTKDFKLHMCNIEKLFSAQQTPHIQTALISLPYTFW, encoded by the coding sequence ATGCTGAAGACAAATCATGGAAATAGCATATTTTATGGAATATTACTCTCCGTAACACTTGCAATCTGCATATCAGTCGTACTGCTGTGCGAACAAACTGATAGAACGGATGACTTGGTACAACATAGCCATATGTATGCAGAACAATCTCTTATCAAAGCTAAAATCAATCAATATAAGCTTGATAGCAGCTACAATTTGGCAGGTATTTTCCAAACTTTGGGAATATCATCTGATTCTTGTCAAAAACTAGAGAATGATATTTTTAAAAAGTACAAAAAAGCAAAATTTAAGGTAAATAAGGAAATACTGGTTCAACAATATAATTACGACGACACAGATACAAAACTCTTAGAAGTAAGAAACGGTAAAGATCAAATCTGTGCAATGTTCAGTGAAAAGAAGCAAATACATATCGTAAAGCATTTCAAAAACGTAAAAGAGAACTGTAAATTACATAAAGATTTCCTTGTTCATGAATTTATCAAAATCGCTAAAAAAAGGAGACTACCTAAAGAATCATCAATTTTCTTCATGAGCGGTAAATTAGACGAGAAATTGACAATATCACAAAATTTTAAAAAAAGTGGACTCCCTGATAAAGTGATATATCACTGCAATAAGCTTATAAAAAATATTGGATACACTAAAAAAGCTGAAGGAGAATTCAAAATAGCATATTCTTATGCGAACAATGGATCTCCTACAATCTTATATGTATCTATGAAAAAACACTCTACAAAACCTCCAATCGAGGCTTTTTTCTATAAAACTGGTACACAAAGTGGGTACTTCTTTAAAAATGGGATGCTCGTTAATAAGCCACCTCAAACGCAAAGCACATTCATATCTCCTGTAAGAGGTAAAATAACATCTATTTATGGACGAAGGAAGCATCCAATATTCGGAACGTATCGAATGCATCAAGGTATAGATTATGGTGCACCTCGCGGTACCTTAGTAGTTGCCTCAAATCATGGAATAGTAAAAGAATGCTCATATAATAGAGGGTTAGGTAGGTATATCAGAATACAACATGATAACGGATACTCTACAGTATATGGTCATCTATCTCAGTTCAGCCCTAACATAATGGTTGGAAAGAAGGTATCTCAGAGACAGATAATAGGATATGTTGGTAATACCGGCACTTCTACAGGTTCTCATTTGCACTTTGAAGTACGAAAGGGTAAGATTGCGATGAATCCACAACTCGTATGTGGTAGTGCAGCACATGGCATTACTAAACGAACGCAAAGCATACTAACAAAAGACTTTAAGTTACATATGTGTAATATTGAAAAATTATTCTCAGCACAACAAACACCACATATCCAAACTGCACTTATATCGCTTCCGTATACATTTTGGTAA
- a CDS encoding epoxyqueuosine reductase QueH, giving the protein MHEVKSMLQTGTDIILHSCCAPCSGEVIRKMKDEGLNITIFFYNPNIHPKAEYEIRKSENIRYAEKLGIEFIDGDYNVQDWFTNAKGLEKEPERGIRCTMCFDMRFEATAKLAKQRGVSIFTSSLGISRWKDMAQINNCGIMAAKKYDIQYWTYNWRLDGGSERMYKIAKSEGFYKQEYCGCIFSLRDTNEWRVKKGREPITICKEFYEE; this is encoded by the coding sequence ATGCATGAAGTAAAATCAATGCTCCAAACTGGAACAGATATTATCTTACATTCATGTTGTGCTCCATGCTCAGGAGAAGTGATTAGAAAGATGAAAGATGAAGGACTTAACATTACGATTTTTTTCTACAATCCTAACATACATCCTAAAGCAGAGTATGAAATACGTAAGTCCGAAAATATAAGATATGCCGAAAAACTTGGAATAGAATTTATTGATGGAGACTATAATGTACAAGACTGGTTTACAAATGCAAAAGGATTAGAAAAAGAACCAGAAAGAGGTATCAGATGCACGATGTGTTTCGATATGCGCTTTGAAGCAACAGCAAAATTAGCAAAACAAAGAGGCGTAAGTATATTCACAAGTTCATTAGGGATATCTAGATGGAAAGATATGGCACAAATCAATAACTGCGGTATTATGGCCGCTAAGAAATATGACATACAGTACTGGACTTATAATTGGAGATTAGATGGGGGAAGTGAAAGAATGTATAAAATAGCAAAGTCAGAAGGATTTTATAAGCAAGAGTATTGTGGATGCATATTTTCCCTCAGAGATACCAATGAATGGAGAGTTAAAAAAGGAAGAGAGCCAATCACTATATGTAAAGAATTTTACGAAGAGTAA
- the rnc gene encoding ribonuclease III, translating to MKNSIEDVLGYKFQNILLLQEALNHPSLNTTKWKKIKTYQRLEFLGDAVIQLVLSHYIYALAFQYSEGELSLMMSNLVNGEVSARIAKSIYLGKYIAMSYSEENDLGRTKNSNLEDALEAVIGAIYLDGGLEEARKVIHSLWKDMIDAKSISSLTRKNEKTELQEILQEMRVELPQYRCIGIEKEKDEEIFVIEVSAGRWKCEGRGKNKREAERSAAKEMLKFMAKGKQKS from the coding sequence ATGAAAAACAGTATAGAAGATGTATTAGGATATAAATTTCAAAATATCTTATTACTTCAAGAAGCACTTAATCACCCTAGTTTAAACACCACAAAGTGGAAAAAGATCAAAACATATCAAAGATTAGAATTCTTAGGAGATGCAGTAATACAACTCGTACTTTCTCATTACATATATGCTCTAGCATTTCAATATAGTGAAGGAGAGCTTTCTCTTATGATGTCAAATCTCGTAAATGGTGAAGTATCAGCACGCATAGCAAAAAGCATATACCTTGGAAAATATATCGCAATGAGTTACTCAGAAGAGAATGATCTTGGCAGGACAAAAAATAGCAATCTCGAAGATGCGTTGGAAGCTGTTATTGGAGCAATATACCTTGATGGCGGATTAGAAGAAGCAAGAAAAGTTATTCATAGTTTATGGAAAGATATGATAGATGCTAAAAGTATTAGTTCTCTTACTAGAAAAAATGAAAAAACTGAGCTACAAGAAATATTACAAGAAATGAGAGTGGAGTTACCACAATACCGATGTATTGGCATAGAAAAAGAGAAAGATGAGGAAATTTTTGTAATAGAAGTGAGTGCTGGAAGATGGAAATGTGAAGGAAGAGGCAAGAATAAAAGAGAAGCAGAACGTTCGGCTGCTAAAGAGATGCTAAAATTTATGGCAAAAGGAAAGCAAAAAAGCTGA
- the hemW gene encoding radical SAM family heme chaperone HemW has translation MIQLSLSVYVHWPFCAKKCPYCDFNTYVVKGCVDFREWGDAYIKRLSFYKPLLQKNGVSTLFIGGGTPSLVPVSEIDCIVRFVSDFQKVPFEVTIEMNPRDITRQKLIELKNCGINRVSVGIQSVQPERLKFLGRDHSAEDAIRSMEEVSSIFSNYSFDLISGTYGQTTEGWRWELDTVMKYKPSHLSVYHLTIEPKTKFNSLKNRGLLREIDDEMALQLYEVTNELLESYGLRRYEISNYARKGYESVHNLSYWKYEEYIGIGPGAHGRIRAQSYQLLADSFEPFSCHSVALVDDYYYEQWFSKVKQNADCINTVEFLDEKAVFMEKLLTGLRLESGVKIDDIMMQNLKFSTVQSLCNDNMLWYDKETCFMGVPLDKFRLLNHIISSLIQ, from the coding sequence ATAATTCAGCTGTCTCTTTCTGTATACGTACATTGGCCGTTTTGTGCTAAAAAATGTCCATACTGTGATTTTAACACATACGTTGTTAAAGGATGTGTGGATTTTCGAGAGTGGGGCGATGCATATATAAAACGTCTGTCTTTTTATAAGCCATTATTGCAGAAGAATGGGGTTTCTACTCTATTCATTGGTGGCGGTACTCCTTCGTTAGTACCTGTTTCAGAGATAGATTGCATTGTACGTTTTGTGAGTGATTTTCAAAAAGTGCCTTTTGAAGTTACGATAGAGATGAATCCTCGTGATATAACGCGTCAAAAATTGATAGAGCTTAAAAATTGCGGAATCAATCGAGTATCTGTTGGGATACAAAGTGTTCAACCAGAGAGATTAAAATTTTTAGGTAGAGATCATTCTGCTGAGGATGCTATTCGTTCGATGGAAGAAGTGTCTTCTATTTTTAGTAATTATTCGTTTGATCTAATATCTGGTACTTATGGTCAGACTACCGAAGGCTGGAGATGGGAGTTGGATACAGTCATGAAATATAAACCCTCTCATCTTTCTGTTTATCACCTTACAATAGAGCCAAAAACAAAATTTAATAGTCTAAAGAACAGAGGTTTGTTAAGAGAGATTGATGATGAGATGGCTTTACAATTATATGAAGTGACTAATGAACTGTTGGAAAGTTATGGTTTACGGAGATATGAGATTTCGAATTATGCAAGAAAAGGCTATGAAAGTGTTCATAATTTATCATATTGGAAGTATGAAGAATATATTGGGATAGGTCCTGGAGCACATGGCAGAATAAGAGCTCAATCATATCAATTACTAGCAGATTCTTTCGAACCTTTTTCTTGTCATTCTGTTGCACTAGTTGATGATTATTACTATGAGCAATGGTTTTCCAAAGTAAAACAGAATGCTGATTGTATAAATACTGTAGAATTTCTTGATGAAAAAGCTGTTTTTATGGAAAAATTATTGACTGGGTTGAGATTAGAGTCTGGTGTAAAAATTGATGATATTATGATGCAAAATTTGAAATTCTCAACGGTGCAAAGTCTATGCAATGATAATATGCTTTGGTATGATAAAGAAACATGTTTCATGGGAGTGCCACTAGATAAGTTTAGGCTTCTCAATCACATCATTTCTTCTTTAATTCAATAG
- a CDS encoding NADH-quinone oxidoreductase subunit C: protein MTRQSELYSLLIKYKISDVCSDVLSLCEFYHHPSWKEVCIILHSCSSINQLLDFLKNDELLSFEMLLDVCAVDYPDQEKRFEVVYHLLSLTNNWRLRVRLPVSQDESVPSAHEIYHSSNWYEREVYDMFGIKFLSHPNLKRILNENDFEHYPLRKDFPLSGHHDVCFEPSTGTVVKKPIMLEQAYRNFDSENPWRSVTLPGDEKATKG, encoded by the coding sequence ATGACGCGTCAGAGTGAGTTATATTCTTTATTGATAAAGTATAAGATAAGTGATGTGTGTAGCGATGTGCTTTCTTTATGCGAATTCTATCATCATCCTTCTTGGAAAGAAGTTTGTATAATACTGCACTCATGTTCTAGTATTAATCAACTTTTGGATTTTCTGAAGAACGATGAACTTTTATCGTTTGAAATGCTCCTAGATGTTTGCGCTGTTGATTATCCCGATCAAGAAAAGAGATTTGAAGTTGTATATCATCTTCTTAGCCTTACTAACAATTGGCGTTTGAGAGTACGTCTACCTGTTTCTCAAGACGAATCTGTTCCCTCCGCACATGAAATATATCACTCCTCGAATTGGTATGAAAGGGAGGTATATGATATGTTTGGCATTAAATTTCTGTCACATCCTAATCTTAAGAGAATATTAAATGAAAATGATTTTGAGCATTATCCTTTAAGAAAAGATTTTCCTCTCAGTGGTCATCATGATGTATGTTTCGAACCAAGTACTGGAACTGTCGTGAAAAAACCAATCATGCTAGAGCAAGCTTATAGGAATTTTGATTCAGAAAATCCATGGAGAAGTGTGACGTTACCAGGAGATGAAAAAGCTACAAAAGGGTAG